The following are encoded together in the Notolabrus celidotus isolate fNotCel1 chromosome 9, fNotCel1.pri, whole genome shotgun sequence genome:
- the LOC117819178 gene encoding uncharacterized protein LOC117819178, with translation MAKEKKRAAFFTPLELDILIRSYGEFEHVFKKKKATPLQVPNRGRRHGRTLRLGSMRAITRGRSAPGCSLRWKYKNIVQTDFYSANRKKADARKTGGGRAPPPLTEAEALALRQNFGRPATEGIPGGSSSSEPTPQDTSAFITYSDGAICLVEPPHATTDLVTDEECEETLSAAFTEGEPERPVEGMAGKQQEGPSTSTAQIDTLPVKDIYKIFLLK, from the exons ATggcaaaggagaagaagagggcggCATTTTTCACCCCACTGGAACTGGACATCCTTATTCGCTCATATGGCGAGTTtgagcatgtttttaaaaaaaaaaaagcaacaccgCTGCAGGTGCCAAACAGAGGGAGACGGCATGGGAGAACATTGCGGCTCGGGTCAATGC gtGCAATCACGCGGGGGAGAAGCGCACCTGGCTGCAGCTTAAGatggaaatataaaaacattgttcAAACAG ACTTCTACTCAGCcaacagaaagaaagcagatgcCCGTAAAACGGGTGGCGGCCGAGCACCGCCACCTCTAACGGAGGCAGAGGCGCTGGCCCTGAGACAGAATTTTGGAAGGCCAGCGACTGAGGGAATCCCTGGAGGGAGCTCATCCTCTGAGCCCACCCCCCAAGACACAAGTGCCTTTATAAC ATATTCTGATGGTGCTATCTGCCTGGTGGAGCCCCCTCACGCCACAACAGACCTTGTAACT GATGAAGAGTGCGAGGAGACTTTGTCTGCTGCCTTCACAGAGGGGGAACCAGAAAGGCCTGTAGag GGCATGGCTGGGAAGCAGCAGGAGGGTCCCTCAACTTCAACTGCACAGATTGACACC TTACCAGTTAAAGATATCTATAAAATATTTCTGctgaaataa